Proteins from a single region of Terriglobia bacterium:
- a CDS encoding ATP-dependent Clp protease proteolytic subunit, translating into MVVEQTSRGERAYDIFSRLLKEHIIFIGTPIDDHVANLAAAQMLFLQAEDPEKDIQLYINSPGGSITAGLAIYDTMQFVKPDVVTTCVGQAASIAAVLLAGGAPKKRFALPNARILIHQPWISGLGGQATDIDIHAKEIVRMRDTLNKLLAHHSGQPLERIEKDVERDFIMTAAQAKEYGLIDDIIYKQR; encoded by the coding sequence ATGGTGGTCGAGCAGACCAGCCGGGGCGAGCGCGCCTATGACATCTTTTCCCGCCTCCTGAAGGAACACATCATCTTCATCGGGACGCCGATTGACGACCATGTGGCCAACCTGGCGGCGGCGCAGATGCTCTTCCTGCAGGCCGAGGATCCCGAGAAGGACATCCAGCTGTACATCAATTCCCCGGGCGGCTCGATTACCGCGGGGCTGGCCATCTACGACACCATGCAGTTCGTCAAGCCGGACGTGGTCACCACCTGCGTGGGCCAGGCGGCCTCCATCGCGGCGGTGCTGCTGGCCGGCGGCGCGCCGAAAAAGCGTTTCGCGCTGCCCAACGCGCGCATCCTGATTCACCAGCCGTGGATCTCCGGCCTGGGCGGACAGGCCACGGACATCGACATCCACGCCAAGGAGATCGTGCGCATGCGCGATACCCTGAACAAGCTGCTGGCGCACCACAGCGGGCAGCCCCTGGAGCGCATCGAGAAGGACGTGGAGCGCGATTTCATCATGACCGCGGCGCAGGCCAAGGAATACGGGCTCATTGACGACATCATTTACAAGCAGCGCTAG
- the tig gene encoding trigger factor, producing the protein MSEASCRRELELEVPAEEVQKAAEKVARELARVARVPGFRPGKAPLSLIRRRFAEDIKGEVLQSLVPEHVERAVAEQKLTPVSQPQVDKLDYAEGGPLKFRASFEVMPDFALAEYKGLEVEVEEMNVTDDNVAKTLEEMRERASTFAPVEGRPAEKNDFVEMKLHGTPAGEGEPIEAERVLCHLGAEETLEAFNENLQGVNAGDHKEFEVVYPADYPDAKLVGKTYRYAVDVLGLKTKKLPELNDEFVKDVSDLKTLDELRADIRKRMEEARDHRKKEQVHEKLLAALVKRHDFPVPEALVEHQMDVRLERVVRSLASQGVDPRAVNLDWVSLRKRQQERASDDVKAELIVDRIASEEKIDVSEADVDAEIEHLAGHSGESAEAIRARLTKQGSLDRMKAKLRSDKTLDWLAQNARIRTVAAAATEAK; encoded by the coding sequence ATGAGCGAAGCAAGCTGCCGCCGCGAATTGGAACTGGAAGTGCCCGCCGAAGAGGTGCAGAAGGCGGCCGAGAAGGTGGCCCGCGAACTGGCGCGGGTGGCCCGCGTGCCGGGCTTCCGGCCCGGAAAGGCGCCGCTGTCGCTGATCCGCCGGCGCTTCGCCGAGGACATCAAGGGCGAAGTACTGCAGTCGCTGGTGCCGGAGCACGTGGAGCGGGCGGTGGCGGAGCAGAAGCTGACCCCGGTCTCGCAGCCGCAGGTGGACAAGCTGGATTACGCCGAGGGCGGCCCGCTGAAGTTTCGCGCCAGCTTCGAAGTGATGCCGGACTTCGCGCTGGCCGAATATAAGGGCCTGGAGGTCGAAGTCGAGGAGATGAACGTCACGGACGACAACGTGGCCAAGACGCTGGAGGAGATGCGCGAACGCGCCTCCACGTTCGCTCCGGTGGAGGGGCGCCCGGCGGAGAAAAATGATTTCGTGGAGATGAAGCTGCACGGCACGCCGGCTGGCGAAGGCGAGCCCATCGAGGCGGAGCGCGTGCTGTGCCACCTGGGCGCGGAAGAGACGCTCGAAGCATTCAACGAAAATCTGCAGGGCGTGAACGCCGGGGACCACAAGGAGTTCGAGGTGGTCTATCCGGCGGACTACCCGGACGCCAAGCTGGTGGGCAAAACCTATCGCTACGCCGTGGACGTGCTGGGGCTGAAGACCAAGAAGCTGCCGGAGCTGAACGACGAATTCGTCAAGGACGTGAGCGACCTGAAAACCCTCGACGAACTGCGCGCGGACATCCGCAAGCGCATGGAAGAGGCGCGCGACCACCGCAAGAAGGAGCAGGTGCACGAGAAGCTGCTGGCCGCCCTGGTCAAGCGGCACGACTTCCCGGTGCCGGAGGCCCTGGTCGAGCACCAGATGGACGTGCGGTTGGAACGCGTGGTGCGCTCGCTGGCCTCCCAGGGCGTGGATCCGCGGGCCGTCAATCTGGACTGGGTGTCCTTGCGCAAGCGCCAGCAGGAGCGCGCCAGCGACGACGTGAAGGCGGAGCTGATCGTGGACCGCATCGCATCGGAGGAAAAGATCGACGTGAGCGAAGCGGACGTCGACGCGGAGATCGAACACCTCGCCGGACACAGCGGCGAATCGGCGGAGGCCATCCGCGCTCGGTTGACAAAGCAGGGGTCGCTCGATAGGATGAAAGCCAAGCTGCGAAGTGACAAAACTCTTGACTGGCTCGCGCAGAATGCCCGCATTCGGACGGTCGCCGCAGCCGCAACCGAAGCAAAATAA
- the purU gene encoding formyltetrahydrofolate deformylase, translating to MKNSAILLVQCPDRKGLDATLADFVYRHDGNVLHFEQHVAAEVGLFLARIEWDLAGFQMDLKDFPRLFAPVAERFQIKWELALSAHRPRVALFVSKYDHCLVDLLYRWHSGELRCEIPLIISNHPEAKRHADFYHIPYHVIPVSRENKPEAERREHELLGEHGIELVVLARYMQVLSADFIRHYPQRIINIHHSFLPAFVGARPHQQAFERGVKLIGATAHYVTEVLDDGPIIEQGVTRISHRDALEDLVQKGRDLEKVVLSRAVAWHLENRILLYGNKTVIFD from the coding sequence GTGAAAAACAGCGCCATTCTTCTCGTGCAGTGTCCGGACCGCAAAGGTCTCGACGCCACGCTTGCCGATTTCGTCTACCGCCATGACGGCAACGTGCTGCATTTCGAGCAGCACGTGGCCGCCGAGGTGGGCCTGTTCCTGGCGCGCATCGAATGGGACCTCGCCGGCTTCCAGATGGATTTGAAGGACTTTCCGCGCCTGTTTGCCCCGGTCGCCGAGCGCTTCCAGATAAAGTGGGAGCTGGCGCTTTCCGCACACCGGCCGCGCGTGGCCCTGTTCGTCTCCAAGTACGACCACTGCCTGGTCGATCTGCTCTACCGCTGGCACAGCGGAGAGCTGCGCTGCGAGATCCCGCTGATCATCAGCAACCATCCCGAAGCCAAGCGCCACGCCGATTTCTACCACATCCCCTATCACGTCATCCCGGTGAGCAGGGAGAACAAGCCCGAAGCCGAGCGCCGGGAGCACGAACTCCTCGGCGAGCACGGCATCGAACTGGTCGTCCTGGCCCGCTACATGCAGGTGCTCTCCGCGGATTTCATCCGCCACTATCCCCAGCGCATCATCAATATCCACCACTCCTTCCTCCCGGCCTTCGTCGGCGCCCGGCCGCACCAGCAGGCCTTCGAGCGCGGCGTGAAGCTCATCGGGGCCACCGCCCACTATGTCACCGAAGTCCTCGACGACGGCCCGATCATCGAGCAGGGGGTCACGCGCATCTCGCACCGCGACGCGCTCGAAGACCTGGTGCAGAAGGGGCGGGACCTCGAAAAAGTGGTCCTCTCCCGCGCCGTCGCCTGGCACCTGGAAAACCGCATCCTGCTCTACGGCAACAAAACGGTGATTTTCGATTAA